The Vigna angularis cultivar LongXiaoDou No.4 chromosome 6, ASM1680809v1, whole genome shotgun sequence genome contains the following window.
ACTAATACATGGATTCTTAATTCAATTGCAGCCTGCAAACTGCAATGCCTTGCTCAATGAAATGTGAATATTCAGATAATTTACGATCGCCAACTGATATTTCCCTTATTATCttaattatcatattaaaaacattattattgaCCATTTATGGAACAACATATTTTAGTGTAATATATTGTGATTCTTGTATATCCCCGCTGGGTTGATAATTGTTACTGAAACCATCAGATATCGATGGCTATATCTCAGTCAGTACGTTTTAATAGCAAAAATGCAAATAAGTCTCTATGCAGCCACTACAACTTTTTAGTAACTAAACGTTACGTGAAATTGTCTGTAACATCGAAAGAGTTTGCGCCATTGGTAACGGTCAATTACCCTCGTTTATTGTCACCTTTTGGGAAAGTGGTAATCATTTTTTGGAAGTGTTACGAATAACTTGTGTTTGGTTCAGCTTTGCCTTTTAGGTCTTCACGTCAATTTTCCATGTCAAAATAAAAGCTATTCTTTGTAACTTCTGATGGTGCACGTCCTGTAGTCCAAGCACCGAACCCATCATGGACTTAATCTTATCATTAAACAACCTTTTATTTGTGTAAAATTCCAGGTTTTACTTCAACAGTACGCTGACGATTCTGATGATACAAGATTAAATTAATCCATCTTCATAGGGGCATTTAAACTGGATAATGTAAGGTTATAATCAACTGTGCTTGTCTGGCACAGATGGAACTGGATCATCATGTTCAcggtgaaaatattttttagagacCAGACTGTGGTACAGGCTTTCATTAAATGTTTCGCGTTTTGTGGAGTTTAATATCACCCTCTATCTCCGGTTCTAATTCCATGATATTAGgttattaattatttctaaaaattctaaattcaataatagataaaatcaatttataatatagtgGGTAATCAATAATCTCACACGAACTTGTTAACGTTCTTTTCAATTCATGCTTCTTTGACCTTTTCTTTAATAACAACACTGATTGGACCTAGTTCTACTTTGCATTAAGCTCATGTATTGTGAAGTCCATGAAATCGGACTCTTTTCGTGTGATGTGTGACTGAGACGAGCCAAATGAAGGTGTGCTATAAGCTTTCTTCGTTGATGCACAGTCACACATCCATGTTCCTTGCTACAAACTTGTTATCAACCACCCCAGAGAACCAACTGCCATACTACCTTCTCACTAAGTGCATTGCTCTGTTGCAATCCTGTGCTTCTTCCAAGCACAAACTAAGGCAAATTCATGCATTTTCCGTTAGGCATGGTGTTTCACTCCACAACCCTGACATGGCCAAGCATCTTATCTTCACCATTGTGTCCCTTTCTGCACCCATGTCCTATGCTTACAACGTATTCACCACGATACATAACCCCAACGTCTTCACGTGGAACACCATGATCAGGGGCTATGCTGAAAGTCAAAACCCGAGCCCTGCACTTCATTTGTATCGCCAAATGATAGTGTCTTGTGTTGAACCTGACACTCATACTTACCCTTTTCTTTTGAAAGCTATTTCCAAGTCATTGAATGTTAGAGAGGGAGAAGCAATACATTCAGTCACGATAAGAAACGGGTTTCAGTCGTTGCTTTTTGTTCAGAACAGTTTGCTTCATATATATGCTGCTTGTGGTTGCACTGAGAGTGCGTACAAGGTGTTTGAGTTAATGAAGGAAAGAGATCTCGTGGCTTGGAATTCTGTGATTAATGGGTTTGCTCTTAATGGAAGGCCCAATGAAGCTTTGACTCTCTTTAGGGAGATGAGTGTGGAGGGCCTGGAGCCCGATGGGTTCACTGTGGTTAGCTTGTTATCTGCTTGTGCTGAGCTTGGTGCTCTTGAACTAGGACGTAGGGTTCATGTGTACTTGCTGAAGGTCGGGTTGAAGGAGAACTCGTATGTTACTAATTCATTGTTGGATCTGTATGCAAAGTGCGGGACTATCAGGGAGGCTCAACAAGTGTTCAGTGAGATGAGTGAAAGGAATGCAGTTTCTTGGAC
Protein-coding sequences here:
- the LOC108342383 gene encoding pentatricopeptide repeat-containing protein At4g21065 → MKVCYKLSSLMHSHTSMFLATNLLSTTPENQLPYYLLTKCIALLQSCASSKHKLRQIHAFSVRHGVSLHNPDMAKHLIFTIVSLSAPMSYAYNVFTTIHNPNVFTWNTMIRGYAESQNPSPALHLYRQMIVSCVEPDTHTYPFLLKAISKSLNVREGEAIHSVTIRNGFQSLLFVQNSLLHIYAACGCTESAYKVFELMKERDLVAWNSVINGFALNGRPNEALTLFREMSVEGLEPDGFTVVSLLSACAELGALELGRRVHVYLLKVGLKENSYVTNSLLDLYAKCGTIREAQQVFSEMSERNAVSWTSLIVGLAVNGFGEEALELFKEMEGQGLVPTEITFVGVLYACSHCGMLDEGFNYFRRMKEEYGIMPRIEHYGCVVDLLSRAGLVKQAYEYIQNMPVQPNAVIWRTLLAACTKHGYLDLGEIARSHILKLEPKHSGDYVLLSNLYASERRWTDVQVVRRSMLKDGVKKTPGYSLVELGNRVYEFTMGDRSHPQSRDVYALLEKITELLKLEGYVPLTANVLADIEEEEKEQALSYHSEKVAIAFMLLNTAPGTPIRVVKNLRVCADCHLAIKLISKIYDREIVIRDGSRFHHFKGGACSCKDYW